From Gordonia crocea, the proteins below share one genomic window:
- a CDS encoding primosomal protein N', with amino-acid sequence MLGLAHLDRPFDYLVDAAQDADAVPGARLRVRFAGRLVDAFLLARLESSEHDGKLGWIDRVVSPEPVLAPEIAVLCRSVADRYAGTMSDVVRLAVPPRHARTEKEPRPPARTEPYLDPDPELPAWGDYRGGRAFANAVREGRAPRAAWQALPGTDWPQRLAELIGHTVAAGRGVIAVVPDQRDLDRLAQACEPLGERCVTLAAGLGPTARYRRWLAALRGTAQVVLGTRSAVFAPVRDLGLVIVWDDGDPSLDEPRAPYPHPREVAVLRSHQQQCGLLIGGYARTAEAQALVEADWAHDLVADRATVRRAGARVQALAEENRAVGNDPLVRLARVPEFAFRLARASLDAGQPVLISVPRRGYLPSLACAKCRTHARCRHCHGPLAMAPDHSVSCRWCGRADPAPRCAACGSTEIRARTIGAARTAEELGRAFRGVPVVTSDGARRVDLIADGARLVVATPGAEPIVDGAGYGTVIAVDTWAQLDREDLRADEDAARHWFAIAALARPAVDGGNVVLLADNDLPVVQALVRWDPVGFAADQLSARAELGFPPAVTMAAVDGTPGAVRAFVDALELPDGASVLGPVPLPPGVRGPAGGERTDRGRSVDEYERLLVRVDRRHGRALAAALTAAQARRVSGGEAGPLRVQVDPSTIG; translated from the coding sequence CGCATCTGGACCGGCCGTTCGACTATCTGGTCGACGCGGCGCAGGACGCCGACGCGGTTCCCGGGGCCCGGTTGAGGGTCCGCTTCGCCGGGCGGCTGGTCGACGCCTTCCTCCTCGCGCGCCTCGAGTCCAGTGAGCACGACGGCAAGCTGGGGTGGATCGACCGGGTCGTGTCCCCGGAGCCGGTGCTGGCCCCGGAGATCGCCGTCCTGTGCCGGTCGGTCGCCGACCGTTATGCCGGGACGATGTCGGATGTGGTGCGCTTGGCGGTCCCGCCCCGACACGCCCGCACCGAGAAGGAGCCGCGACCGCCGGCGCGTACCGAGCCCTACCTCGACCCCGACCCGGAGTTACCGGCCTGGGGCGACTACCGCGGGGGCCGGGCATTCGCCAACGCCGTGCGCGAGGGCCGGGCGCCGCGGGCGGCGTGGCAGGCGCTTCCGGGTACGGATTGGCCGCAGCGGCTTGCCGAACTGATCGGCCACACCGTGGCGGCCGGGCGCGGGGTCATCGCGGTGGTGCCCGACCAGCGCGACCTCGACCGGTTGGCGCAGGCGTGCGAGCCACTGGGGGAGCGCTGCGTCACCTTGGCCGCCGGGCTCGGCCCGACGGCGCGCTACCGGCGGTGGCTGGCCGCGTTGCGCGGCACCGCCCAGGTGGTCCTGGGTACCCGCAGCGCGGTGTTCGCCCCGGTCCGCGACCTCGGTCTGGTCATCGTCTGGGACGACGGCGATCCAAGCCTGGACGAGCCGCGTGCGCCCTATCCGCATCCGCGGGAGGTCGCGGTGCTGCGCAGTCACCAGCAGCAGTGCGGCCTGTTGATCGGCGGCTATGCCCGCACGGCCGAGGCGCAGGCCCTCGTCGAGGCGGACTGGGCACATGATTTGGTGGCGGATCGGGCGACGGTGCGCCGTGCCGGGGCCAGGGTGCAGGCGCTTGCCGAGGAGAACCGGGCCGTCGGCAACGACCCGCTCGTGCGGTTGGCCCGGGTGCCAGAGTTCGCCTTCCGACTGGCGCGCGCCAGCCTCGACGCCGGACAACCGGTGCTGATCAGCGTGCCCCGACGCGGCTATCTGCCGTCGCTGGCCTGTGCCAAGTGCCGCACCCACGCCCGCTGTCGGCACTGCCACGGGCCGCTGGCCATGGCGCCGGACCACTCGGTGTCGTGCCGTTGGTGCGGGCGCGCGGACCCCGCGCCTCGGTGTGCGGCCTGCGGTTCCACCGAGATCCGGGCGCGCACCATCGGCGCGGCCCGCACCGCGGAGGAACTGGGGCGGGCATTCCGCGGGGTGCCGGTGGTGACCAGCGATGGGGCGCGCCGCGTCGACCTCATCGCCGACGGGGCACGGCTGGTCGTCGCGACCCCCGGGGCCGAGCCGATCGTCGACGGCGCCGGGTATGGCACGGTCATCGCGGTCGACACCTGGGCGCAACTGGACCGGGAGGACCTGCGCGCCGACGAGGACGCCGCCCGGCATTGGTTCGCCATCGCGGCCCTGGCCAGACCAGCCGTCGACGGCGGGAACGTCGTGCTGCTGGCCGACAACGATCTTCCCGTCGTGCAGGCGCTCGTGCGGTGGGACCCGGTTGGCTTCGCCGCCGACCAGCTTTCCGCCCGCGCCGAATTGGGCTTTCCGCCGGCGGTGACCATGGCAGCCGTCGATGGGACGCCGGGTGCGGTGCGGGCCTTCGTCGATGCCCTCGAACTCCCCGACGGCGCGAGCGTCTTGGGGCCGGTCCCGCTACCGCCCGGCGTGCGCGGCCCGGCGGGCGGGGAGCGCACCGACCGAGGCCGTTCCGTCGACGAGTACGAGCGGCTGCTGGTCCGGGTTGACCGGCGCCACGGGCGCGCGCTCGCCGCGGCGTTGACCGCGGCTCAAGCGCGCCGGGTCTCCGGAGGTGAGGCGGGCCCGCTGCGGGTCCAGGTCGATCCGTCGACGATCGGGTGA